From Corticium candelabrum chromosome 13, ooCorCand1.1, whole genome shotgun sequence, a single genomic window includes:
- the LOC134188831 gene encoding uncharacterized protein LOC134188831: protein MKTLFIVVLVLIVGVYLESLLGVESSHCLTGRLVESCTTTVRYVEEELKKLQHSFQTDGKKRDQEIETTKLQVRNLTSDLQTERIKSQNVSAELKETIVNLQTDNLLLKQSLETTKLQVRNLTSDLQTERQERIKSQNVSAELQETIVQIQRGNLLGNQSFETGVVNSVSSIDDLPSCGASTRGSIRLLPVFVNSALRRDAFIICADLENGKFQWIEVMTNGGILTNGSSCRDLIEPTYLSFVLPDGLYNLTDSNMDSVTGYCDMTTDGGEWLLIGKSFQPNIRNLNSTSEPVTLTSGQGWSNRFPSIVVNDFRVQFAISSSMEDTKGNWYYHLARPRPLAQLFTSDNGNKCDNEDGITDIEYTVDIRGGTRNNNHRCSAFQDPSPNSFNGINNCFTSTGCSISGNDGSFSFHGQNAVSGQDDQSTAFFGCDDGKCCACWGPTGGQETYCFDDCDTESGSSKQSSGYAWFYVR from the exons ATGAAGACTCTCTTCATTGTCGTGCTTGTGCTTATCGTTGGG GTCTATCTAGAAAGCCTTCTTGGAGTAGAATCCAGTCACTGTCTGACCGGAAGACTTGTAGAGTCT TGCACAACTACTGTGCGGTACGTTGAAGAGGAACTCAAG AAATTGCAGCATTCATTCCAAACAGACGGAAAGAAACGAGACCAAGAGATTGAG ACAACGAAATTGCAAGTACGTAACCTTACCAGTGATTTGCAGACTGAAAGAATCAAATCTCAG AACGTTAGCGCAGAATTGAAAGAAACCATTGTTAACCTTCAAACGGACAATCTGCTTCTCAAACAAAGCTTAGAG ACAACAAAATTACAAGTACGCAACCTTACAAGTGATTTACAGACTGAAAGACAGGAACGGATCAAATCGCAG AACGTTAGCGCAGAATTACAAGAAACCATTGTTCAAATTCAAAGAGGCAATCTGCTTGGCAACCAAAGCTTTGAG ACTGGAGTTGTCAATAGTGTGTCATCAATCGACGACTTGCCTTCGTGTGGAGCATCAACTCGCGGCTCAATTCGTCTCTTGCCCGTTTTTGTAAATTCTGCGCTTAGGAGAGACGCCTTCATAATATGTGCTGACTTGGAAAATGGAAAATTTCAATGGATTGAAGTGATGACAAATGGTGGCATCCTTACAAACG GCAGCAGTTGCCGAGACTTGATAGAACCCACATATCTTTCATTTGTTCTACCAGATGGACTCTACAACCTAACAGACAGCAACATGGACTCTGTGACG ggtTATTGTGATATGACGACAGACGGTGGCGAATGGTTATTGATTGGCAAATCATTTCAACCGAACATACGAAATTTAAATTCGACAAGCGAGCCCGTAACTTTGACAAGCGGGCAAGGATGGTCAAATAGATTTCCATCCATCGTCGTCAACGATTTTCGTGTGCAATTTGCCATTTCGAGTTCGATGGAAGATACGAAAGGAAATTG GTACTATCATTTAGCTCGTCCTCGACCTCTTGCCCAACTTTTCACATCTGATAATGGAAATAAGTGCGATAATGAAGATGGAATCACAGATATTGAATATACAGTTGACATTCGCGGTGGTACAAGAAACAACAATCATAGATGTTCAGCATTTCAAGATCCAAGTCCA AATTCCTTCAATGGCATCAACAATTGTTTCACTTCAACTGGTTGTTCTATTTCTGGCAACGACGGCTCATTTAG TTTCCATGGACAGAATGCAGTATCTGGACAAGACGACCAATCGACTGCTTTCTTTGGATGTGATGATGGCAAATGTTGTGCATGCTGGGGTCCAACTGGAGGACAAGAAACTTACTGCTTCGATGACTGTGATACAGAAAGCGGTAGTAGCAAGCAAAGTTCCGGATATGCATGGTTCTATGTACGCTAA